In Theropithecus gelada isolate Dixy chromosome 13, Tgel_1.0, whole genome shotgun sequence, one DNA window encodes the following:
- the LIMS1 gene encoding LIM and senescent cell antigen-like-containing domain protein 1 isoform X6: protein MAFSGRARPCVIPENEEIPRAALNSVPEANGTEDERAVSKLQRRHSDVKVYKEFCDFYAKFNMANALASATCERCKGGFAPAEKIVNSNGELYHEQCFVCAQCFQQFPEGLFYEE, encoded by the exons ATGGCCTTCTCAGGCCGAGCGCGCCCCTGCGTTATCCCAGAGAACGAAGAAATCCCACGAGCGGCCCTTAACAGTGTCCCCGAGGCCAATGGGACCGAGGACGAGAGGGCTGTCTCCAAACTGCAGCGCAGGCACAGTGACGTGAAAGTCTACAAGGAGTTCTGTGACTTTTATGCGAAATT CAACATGGCCAATGCCCTGGCCAGCGCCACTTGTGAGCGCTGCAAGGGCGGCTTTGCACCCGCTGAGAAGATCGTGAACAGTAACGGGGAGCTGTACCATGAACAGTGTTTCGTGTGCGCTCAGTGCTTCCAGCAGTTCCCAGAAGGACTCTTCTATGAG GAATGA